Within Coffea arabica cultivar ET-39 chromosome 4e, Coffea Arabica ET-39 HiFi, whole genome shotgun sequence, the genomic segment ATCCCGTGAAGCTTTCTACACCAGTCCCCTGCACACAACAACACTTGAACCGTATCTGGATGAAGGGAAGCACGATAGCTATCAATAACTCGAGTTCCGGCACTAAATGTGGCCTCAGATGCCACTGTAGTTACAGGAATAGCCAAGATGTCAGCCGCCATTTCGGACAATATTGGATACGCAACCCTATTGCTTTTCCACCACTCCAAACAATCATAGGCATTTGGGTTGGAACCAGTCTTTAGGCGAGCCTTTTCTAAATAATCCACCAATTCAGATTTTTGTGGCTCAGTAGTCTCCATTTCGTCACAGTACTCATCAAAGTCAACCCACCTAGAAGAAGATGTTGCATTTTTTTGTGGCCCTTCTGAAGCACATGAGTGGACTGCATTTTCATTTCCAGTTGCATTCAAATCTGCATACTCATCATAAAGCTCAAATAAAGCTTTCTTCACGCTGAAAATATGTTCTTGTGCCTCAAAAGATGGAAACATTTGAGGGAAGGCAAACTCAACAACTCTCATTTTCTGCCTTGGATCTAAAATGGCAGCAATAGCCATTAACAAATTGCATTCGCCCCATTATTTGTCGAACTTGGCCTTCATCTTTCTAATCATAGCTCGGATGAagtcattttcatcattttctcgaGAATCTAAGAGTTTCTTAATTTTCACAGCCTCTTGAAGGAATAAATTGCTCGTAGGATATTCACTCCCGGATATCACATGCGTGGCTGCCCAAAATTTCTCTAACACAGAGCACACTTTTTCTGCTTTTTCCCAATCCTCATAAGCTGGACAGGAATCATAGAGTGGATCTCTATCTTGAAAACGAGGAAAAACATCTTTGAACTTCATAGCACAGCTTAGCATTTCGAAGGTGGCATTCCATCTTGTTCGACAATCATAAAGCAACTTTTTCCCGGGTATTTGAAGTTGTTGTGCAATCTCAGCGAACAACAATAATCTGGTCTCTGAGCGATTGACAAAATCGACGCTGTCCCTAATTTTGTTTACAATGTCCGCAATCTCAGAAAGGCCTAAGGTTCAAGATGTGCGCACAGCATCGAACATGAAACAACTTGCCGCCACCTAATAGTTTCTTCGATCTACTAAAATCATCCCGCAAAACTCTAATAGCCACATCATTGGCTGAAGCATTATCAACtgaaattgtgtgtattttttgCTCAATACCCCAATCCTTCACACACTTGAAGAGTGAAGCAGCAATCTCAACCCCTCGTCTAGGAGGTGGTATGTGAACAAAGTTGAGCACTCTCTTTTGTAGCTTCCAATCTGAGTCAATCCAATGGCCAATAATAACCATATATTCGATCTTTTGATTTTTAGATTTCCAAAGATCGGTTGTGAGGCTTACCTTTTTCACATTTCTTAACTTTTTCTTCAGCTTCTTTTTCTCAAGTTCATAGACTGCCACACAATCATTTTTTGCTACTCCTCTAATGATCTTTTGCCACTCGGGCATGCCACGCTTTAGGAAAATATTCAAACCTTCTTCTTCAAGAATGGTGAAGGGATGTTCGTGCATCACAATCCAATGTGCAGCGGCTTCTCTCATTTTCTCCATGTCAAATTTTCCGGTATGCAACGGTGGTATAGAAGGAAATGCATCATCAGCCGGCTGAAAGTTCAGTTTCGTTTGTTGTGCAGCTTGTCTTAAACTTGCTTTTCTAGATGGACATGAGTTTCGGTGCCGCCACAAGCTAGTTGTTTGCTTTGATTTACCCCTCGATAGCTTTTTATTGCAGTAACGGCAAATGGCATAGTAATTGCCATTTTCTTCAAATTCGTTGAAGTCCTCCCAAGCTTCAGAAGTTTTATTCCGTTTTGGAATATGGAattcatcatcttcatctaatttatcattttctccttcttcatTGTTATCGTCAATAACCACAGCTTCTTGTCCTTCTTGTATATTACCCAAAGGAGTACTTTGTGTAATTGGATTAGTCATCATGTTTCCTGGATTCATCGTTGACTCATTGGAGACAAATATTGGGTTGTCCAATATCAATGGAGTACATGAATCAGCATTGGAAACCAGTGGGATACAAGAAATCTCGGGTTGACTGCCCTTGTCTTGGGTTGACATCAGTCCATAAACACATGCAGTCCAAGGCTCCAAGCTAAAGAAAGAcaacaaattttcaaatcagGGCAAGGAAATTTTCAAGCTAAAGAAAGACACATCCATTAACGGAGGCTTTCACCATGAATTTCAGAGACTTTTAAGGTGTAAACAaaactatttaaaaaaaaaaaacttgctctGATAATTATTTAGAGAAGTTTTAGGCAtatgaattaaataaagaatacATTTTTTGAGGTTCTGCTGATAATTCTTTTCAGTAATGAAAAGATTAAACCTGCTACATTTCATTAATCACACTTTGATCATCAACAAATGTATAAATCTGTATTAATCACAGTAATCAGATGCTATGATATACTCTTCCTACATTTTTTTCAAAggtttaaaataaaaacaacttTCAACTGTCTCAAATATCTTTTGACTTACGCTAAAGGGAAAAGAAATTTCATACTTGTGTTGCTTCATCCCTGCTTTTTATCATACTTGGCAAATCCATACATACCTGCCCTTATACTTGTGTTGCTTCATCCCTAACTTTATACTTTTGTTAGCTAGGACCAACTAAACCAATTATAGAAAGTGCAAATATTGTTCTAGATATGCTAACATGGAGGTCAGATGACACGTACTGAAGAAAAACTTTAGGAGTTCCATTCTTAGAAACATGAACAATATGAAATCAGCAATGCTCATTAATCAATATGGTTGTTTCTTAGCTTTTGCTGGGTATCATGCTGTTGACGTGCCTTGGCAGCATTCAGACCTTTGCCAACAGGCTCAAGAGAAAACAAGTGATTCctctagcaaaaaaaaaaaaaaaccttgctCGTATCCAATTTATGAGAAATTGCACAGAAAGACAGAAATAATAAATCAATCTTTAACCCAAAATTCTCTCTTTGAAGACTCTTCACTAAACAGCCAGTGGGTGGCAGAGATTcaagagaaggagaagaaaaaataaaaggtcGGAGAAGACGAGGAGGCTTTCATATCAGATGCACGGGTTGTGGTGACCAAATCTAAATACAATAACCAACAATTTCAGCAACAAGCTTAAAATACAAATTTTCCTCACGTTTTCCTTACCAGTATGCTTAAATGCTTAATACATAATACAACCAAGTTCTTACCCGCATGCTTAATACATAAATTCAAAAAGGAGAAGGAGATTCTGAACTTACAGGCGGATTCAAAAGCTACCGCGATGGATAAGCAAATCAATAGCTGCTCTGGGAAGCTTCAACGAGCTAGCAACAGAGACACGACTTGGGAGTtggaaagaggaagaaaggcTCGATGGGAAATGGGAAATGGGAAGTGGGAAGTGGGAACTGGCTGAAAGGCTAGAAAGGCAGAAAGGCTAGAAAGGCTGAAACTGAAAGGCTGAAAGGCTAGAAAGGCTAGCGATGGGAAGTCTGGGCGGGAagtaggaatttttttttttttttttgagcaaaacTCTcagatatatatatgtgtatataaatATAGAAAATCCACTGTCCAATATTTACATGATACGCAAGGGCAACGTATAACTTCAATCATTCCACAGCCTTCCCTTCTAAGAGACTCGAAAAGTCAGGAAATAGCAACAAAAGAAGGGATACTACAAGATTACAGCAGTCAAATAACAGAGGCTTTTTGGCACAATTTTAGCCGCTGAGTCTGAACCTTGTCTTCATTCCCATGTAACTGATATCATGGAGTTAGCAAGCCCTGATGCCTCGAATGTTAAATCTATGTTGTAGTCCAAGGACTTGGACCCAGGGATAGCTTGTGTCAAGCGAAATGGCCTTGTCTTGGCTTCCTCCAACTGAGAACAGCAGAATGACCACAGCAACTGAATTGGGAAGTAGGAACTTGACTATTCTTTTTAGTATAATTATCACTTCACCCATAATTATTCCTCAGAATTTATTTAATAATATTagtaattttatatataatctttttttaaatttttatgcgATACTCGATAAAGCTCGTCGAGCTTTCGAGTATCAAATTTAtgggctcgagctcgactcgatagcTCTATCGAGCAGCTCGAGATCGAGATCGAGCTCGattaatcgagctcgagctcgagcttttgGCCGAGCAcatatcgagctcgagtcgagctcctCGACTCAGCTCCACCCCTACACAAAAGGTTGCTAAACCACTAGTTAAttatttggattgtaaattatttaagatatttttactgtagcactttttgtgatatgatgtatgtgagataaaaagttaattgggaagataaaaaggtgtgttggaaattgtaatgatgatgtaagcaaataaattttgacaaataatcctcaatccaaacaaacccctaGTTTTATCCCCTCTTATGTGACATGCTTAGTAGTGTCAATAAaaagttttatatttttgacCCTCGTGATATTACAAGTCACAAACCACCTAGAAGAAAATAAAGTCATGCAACCAAATTTCAtgctcataaaaaaaaaaaactcaaaacacAATACTGATATATTCTCTCTTGACAGttaggggtgtgcaaaatcaaaaaatttcgatttaacgatcgaattcgaaatttttGAAATCGGTAATTTGGAATTTGGCACTGAAATTGGaattttcgatttcgaattatgcgaatttggttcgaattcaataatggagtttttgaaatcggacattttcgatttcgaatttcgttttataacatatatatattaatatttatttatatatataataataatttttatttcaatttcattttataatatgtatattaatatatatttatatatataataatattttttataatatatgcaatatataatttatattatataacaatacatctaacaaaaaagaaaaaaaaggaaaaaaggtttccaaattcggtgaattcggaatttaccgaattcccaattgaattcggaatcgaaatcgaaattggaactggtgaattcgaaatcgaaatcgatcGGTAATTTCTAtgccaaaattttgaaaaattctgaattcaaactttcgaattaccgaattcgaattcgatgcacAACCCTATTGACAGCAACCAGCAAAATAACAAGAAGTACGTCATAAAAAATGAACAATATATTTCTACTTGCCAAACCATCACAAAGCCACTAATATTGATCACAGCACTGAGAAATGCACCTATATCAATCATTAGTTAAATTTGCTGCATAAACAGTCTTCTACATCTAAAATTTGCTTCTTTACAGGTAGTCAAAAAATTCAAGCAAACATCACACACTTTGGCTCTATATTAACGACAAAGGAATTATGTTCGCATGGTTTCGAAAGTTATATATAACCCTTTATAGTTTGGACTAGAATGTCAAAACGacgaattttatattttataacggaatcaactaaaatatcaaaagttctCCGATTCTTTTTCATACTTATATGTAGGGGTGGAGttgagccgagtcgagctcgagtagtaccatactcgagctcgagctcgaaggTTATGAGTactgctcgagctcgagctcgagctcgaacaaGCCTCAAacttcgaactcgaactcgactcgatgtAATTAAAgagaactcgagctcgaactcgtaTAAGATTCGAGCTCGAGTACTCGAACTAAGCTCGTAAAATGAGCTcgaaaacatttgttttctaaACCAGAATTCAGCAAAAATTGAGCGCAAAAAACTGTGCTATCCTTCAATATAGCAATTCATATTAAAACATGCATTTTGCTTCATTTCAACGCAAATGCCAACCATGTGATTCAAGCACTCTAAAAGCAACATTATCAAACTAGttaatataatagaaaaaatgatAGTTTCTCAATAGCCAAAATAGCCATGTAAGCAAAAGAAATAGAGAACTTGATATTAATAGCATTTAGTCACAATACACTGAACTCTGTATCATTTGAGATCAAGTTCTCTATACAACATTCTATTAAGATCCATTGCCAAGATTCTATACAGCAACTCATGTACAGATtttagtcaaaaatcaaaatacaaCCTGGTAGTATCTATACAACATTCACTTGAGTCAAAGAAATCACCAGATTCACTATAGCTATGCAGATTTGAGtccaaagtcaaaagtcaaaacacaaCTTGGCAGCCACAGCTTGTCAACAGTCAAAAAAATCTCCAGATTCACCAAAGTTGTACAGATTTgagtcaaaaaagtcaaaacacaaCTGGCAACCACAGCTTGTCAAGTGTCAACATTCGCTTGAGTAAAAAAGTCACCAAATTCACTATAGCTGTACAGATTTGAGACAAGTCATTTGAGATGTTAACTGCATAGAGTTCAGATTCCAAAATTCCAAGTTTCTAACACCTATTGCCAACCAAAAAAATATAAGTCCTGTCAAATATCACCAAAGAcaaaaaaatgaatcaaattaaGGTACAAAATTATCGAGAACTCTAGATAACGCACAATGCCAGACCTGATTCAAAATGAGCCCTTTGCAATAGACCTTCAAATCTTGGGCAATTCAAtttctttgattattttagcttCCTGCATTTACAATAAAAACCACCCAAGGCAAAtaatttagaaagaaaaaaagtcatAACTTGTTGAACTTGGCCACAAAAGTTGAATGATAAAACAATAAAACTTACTTTCACTTTCTTTGAGATCCCGTGAAGCTTTCTACACCAGTCCCCTGCACACAACAACACTTGAACCGTATCTGGATGAAGGGAAGCACGATAGCTATCAATAACTCGAGTTCCGGCACTAAATGTGGCCTCAGATGCCACTGTAGTTACAGGAATAGCCAAGATGTCAGCCGCCATTTCGGACAATATTGGATACGCAACCCTATTGCTTTTCCACCACTCCAAACAATCATAGGCATTTGGGTTGGAACCAGTCTTTAGGCGAGCCTTTTCTAAATAATCCACCAATTCAGATTTTTGTGGCTCAGTAGTCTCCATTTCGTCACAGTACTCATCAAAGTCAACCCACCTAGAAGAAGATGTTGCATTTTTTTGTGGCCCTTCTGAAGCACATGAGTGGACTGCATTTTCATTTCCAGTTGCATTCAAATCTGCATACTCATCATAAAGCTCAAATAAAGCTTTCTTCACGCTGAAAATATGTTCTTGTGCCTCAAAAGATGGAAACATTTGAGGGAAGGCAAACTCAACAACTCTCATTTTCTGCCTTGGATCTAAAATGGCAGCAATAGCCATTAACAAATTGCATTCGCCCCATTATTTGTCGAACTTGGCCTTCATCTTTCTAATCATAGCTCGGATGAagtcattttcatcattttctcgaGAATCTAAGAGTTTCTTAATTTTCACAGCCTCTTGAAGGAATAAATTGCTCGTAGGATATTCACTCCCGGATATCACATGCGTGGCTGCCCAAAATTTCTCTAACACAGAGCACACTTTTTCTGCCTTTTCCCAATCCTCATAAGCTGGACAGGAATCATAGAGTGGATCTCTATCTTGAAAACGAGGAAAAACATCTTTGAACTTCATAGCACAGCTTAGCATTTCGAAGGTGGCATTCCATCTTGTTCGACAATCATAAAGCAACTTTTTCCCGGGTATTTGAAGTTGTTGTGCAATCTCAGCGAACAACAATAATCTGGTCTCTGAGCGATTGACAAAATCGACGCTGTCCCTAATTTTGTTTACAATGTCCGCAATCTCAGAAAGGCCTAAGGTTCAAGATGTGCGCACAGCATCGAACATGAAACAACTTGCCGCCACCTAATAGTTTCTTCGATCTACTAAAATCATCCCGCAAAACTCTAATAGCCACATCATTGGCTGAAGCATTATCAACtgaaattgtgtgtattttttgCTCAATACCCCAATCCTTCACACACTTGAAGAGTGAAGCAGCAATCTCAACCCCTCGTCTAGGAGGTGGTATGTGAACAAAGTTGAGCACTCTCTTTTGTAGCTTCCAATCTGAGTCAATCCAATGGCCAATAATAACCATATATTCGATCTTT encodes:
- the LOC140005658 gene encoding zinc finger BED domain-containing protein RICESLEEPER 3-like, encoding MAIAAILDPRQKMRVVEFAFPQMFPSFEAQEHIFSVKKALFELYDEYADLNATGNENAVHSCASEGPQKNATSSSRWVDFDEYCDEMETTEPQKSELVDYLEKARLKTGSNPNAYDCLEWWKSNRVAYPILSEMAADILAIPVTTVASEATFSAGTRVIDSYRASLHPDTVQVLLCAGDWCRKLHGISKKVKLEEAKTRPFRLTQAIPGSKSLDYNIDLTFEASGLANSMISVTWE
- the LOC140005659 gene encoding zinc finger BED domain-containing protein RICESLEEPER 2-like, with product MNPGNMMTNPITQSTPLGNIQEGQEAVVIDDNNEEGENDKLDEDDEFHIPKRNKTSEAWEDFNEFEENGNYYAICRYCNKKLSRGKSKQTTSLWRHRNSCPSRKASLRQAAQQTKLNFQPADDAFPSIPPLHTGKFDMEKMREAAAHWIVMHEHPFTILEEEGLNIFLKRGMPEWQKIIRGVAKNDCVAVYELEKKKLKKKLRNVKKVSLTTDLWKSKNQKIEYMVIIGHWIDSDWKLQKRVLNFVHIPPPRRGVEIAASLFKCVKDWGIEQKIHTISVDNASANDVAIRVLRDDFSRSKKLLGGGLSEIADIVNKIRDSVDFVNRSETRLLLFAEIAQQLQIPGKKLLYDCRTRWNATFEMLSCAMKFKDVFPRFQDRDPLYDSCPAYEDWEKAEKVCSVLEKFWAATHVISGSEYPTSNLFLQEAVKIKKLLDSRENDENDFIRAMIRKMKAKFDK
- the LOC140005660 gene encoding zinc finger BED domain-containing protein RICESLEEPER 3-like translates to MAIAAILDPRQKMRVVEFAFPQMFPSFEAQEHIFSVKKALFELYDEYADLNATGNENAVHSCASEGPQKNATSSSRWVDFDEYCDEMETTEPQKSELVDYLEKARLKTGSNPNAYDCLEWWKSNRVAYPILSEMAADILAIPVTTVASEATFSAGTRVIDSYRASLHPDTVQVLLCAGDWCRKLHGISKKVKLEEAKTRPFRLTQAIPGSKSLDYNIDLTFEASGLANSMISVTWE
- the LOC140005661 gene encoding zinc finger BED domain-containing protein RICESLEEPER 2-like — translated: MNPGNMMTNPITQSTPLGNIQEGQEAVVIDDNNEEGENDKLDEDDEFHIPKRNKTSEAWEDFNEFEENGNYYAICRYCNKKLSRGKSKQTTSLWRHRNSCPSRKASLRQAAQQTKLNFQPADDAFPSIPPLHTGKFDMEKMREAAAHWIVMHEHPFTILEEEGLNIFLKRGMPEWQKIIRGVAKNDCVAVYELEKKKLKKKLRNVKKVSLTTDLWKSKNQKIEYMVIIGHWIDSDWKLQKRVLNFVHIPPPRRGVEIAASLFKCVKDWGIEQKIHTISVDNASANDVAIRVLRDDFSRSKKLLGGGLSEIADIVNKIRDSVDFVNRSETRLLLFAEIAQQLQIPGKKLLYDCRTRWNATFEMLSCAMKFKDVFPRFQDRDPLYDSCPAYEDWEKAEKVCSVLEKFWAATHVISGSEYPTSNLFLQEAVKIKKLLDSRENDENDFIRAMIRKMKAKFDK